The following are encoded together in the Gordonia insulae genome:
- a CDS encoding MaoC family dehydratase has protein sequence MTSTTQRTFTSVDELKAAIGDDLGSGEWLEITQERVNAFADATGDHQWIHVDPERAKDGPFGAPIAHGFLTLSLLPVLAGSIFGVEGPKLVINYGMNKVRFPNPVKVGSRIRANAVITSVEETSSGVNMIVKNTVEIEGVEKPACVAENVRVLVY, from the coding sequence ATGACGAGCACCACACAACGAACCTTCACCAGTGTCGACGAACTCAAGGCCGCGATCGGCGACGACCTGGGCTCCGGGGAGTGGTTGGAGATCACCCAGGAGCGGGTCAACGCCTTTGCCGATGCCACCGGCGATCACCAGTGGATCCACGTCGACCCCGAGCGCGCCAAGGACGGACCGTTCGGCGCTCCGATCGCGCACGGCTTCCTCACCCTGTCGCTGCTTCCGGTCTTGGCGGGCAGCATCTTCGGCGTCGAGGGGCCCAAACTCGTCATCAACTACGGGATGAACAAGGTGCGGTTCCCGAATCCGGTGAAGGTCGGCTCGCGCATCCGCGCGAACGCCGTCATCACGTCGGTCGAGGAGACGTCATCGGGCGTCAACATGATCGTGAAGAACACTGTGGAGATCGAGGGCGTCGAGAAGCCCGCGTGCGTCGCGGAGAACGTGCGCGTGCTGGTCTACTGA